Proteins from one Arcobacter sp. F2176 genomic window:
- the nhaD gene encoding sodium:proton antiporter NhaD — protein MFKIFGILALFLSNVAYATNLGEPDLTNTWVGIISLFLFVVGYYVIANEEKYGIDKSVPALFVGIFTFLLIAIYFVTNNLDIKLVHEEAENVILEIAEIFFFLFVAMTYIESLLHMRVFDRLKYNLVSKGYSYRKLFWLTGLLSFFISPFADNLTTALILSTVLFTIERDKKEFLVPGAINIVVAANAGGAWSPFGDITTLMVWTSGKGNFLDFLYLFPSSILGYLATAFLLSLVVPKTKPAFDSEVEIPQMKEGAKTIIFLGAVTIVMAVISHQVLDFPAMWGMMFGLVLLKAYSFKLQKKFGKNHFDVFHSMARIENNTLMFFFGILSAVGALYFLGWLTLASIVYEPNYLGPIYSNIAVGFLSAIVDNVPVMSAILKANPNMDLSNWLLVTLTAGIGGSLISFGSAAGVGVMGKLKGIYTFSSHMKYAWMILVGYFISIGIWYFQFEMLKIY, from the coding sequence ATGTTTAAAATTTTTGGTATTTTAGCTCTTTTTTTATCAAATGTTGCATATGCAACTAATTTAGGCGAGCCAGATTTAACAAATACATGGGTTGGTATTATCTCTTTATTTTTATTTGTTGTTGGTTACTATGTAATAGCAAATGAAGAAAAATATGGAATTGATAAATCTGTTCCAGCACTGTTTGTTGGTATTTTTACATTTTTATTAATCGCAATTTATTTTGTCACAAATAATTTAGATATAAAATTAGTACATGAAGAAGCAGAAAATGTTATTTTAGAAATTGCTGAAATATTCTTTTTCTTATTTGTTGCTATGACATATATTGAATCACTACTACATATGAGAGTTTTTGATAGGTTAAAATATAATCTTGTATCAAAAGGTTATAGTTATAGAAAACTTTTTTGGCTTACTGGACTATTATCATTTTTTATATCACCCTTTGCTGACAACCTTACTACCGCCCTTATTTTATCAACTGTACTTTTTACAATTGAAAGAGATAAAAAAGAATTTTTAGTCCCAGGAGCTATTAATATAGTTGTTGCTGCAAATGCAGGTGGTGCGTGGAGCCCTTTTGGAGATATTACCACTCTTATGGTGTGGACATCAGGGAAAGGTAACTTTTTAGACTTTTTATACTTATTCCCTTCATCTATTTTAGGTTATTTAGCAACGGCATTTTTATTATCTTTAGTAGTTCCAAAAACAAAACCTGCTTTTGATAGTGAAGTTGAAATTCCTCAAATGAAAGAGGGTGCTAAAACAATTATTTTTTTAGGTGCTGTAACTATTGTCATGGCAGTTATTTCACACCAAGTGTTAGATTTCCCAGCAATGTGGGGCATGATGTTTGGTTTAGTATTATTAAAAGCATATTCATTTAAATTGCAAAAAAAATTTGGTAAAAATCACTTTGATGTATTTCATTCAATGGCAAGAATTGAAAATAATACTTTGATGTTCTTTTTTGGTATTTTATCAGCAGTTGGTGCTTTATATTTCTTAGGATGGTTAACTTTAGCTTCTATTGTGTACGAGCCAAATTATTTAGGACCTATTTATTCAAATATTGCTGTTGGATTCTTATCAGCGATTGTGGATAATGTTCCTGTAATGTCTGCAATATTAAAAGCAAATCCAAATATGGATTTATCAAATTGGTTATTAGTTACTCTAACTGCTGGTATTGGTGGTTCCTTAATATCTTTTGGAAGTGCTGCTGGTGTTGGAGTAATGGGAAAACTAAAAGGTATATATACCTTTTCTAGTCACATGAAATATGCTTGGATGATATTAGTTGGTTATTTCATCTCTATAGGCATTTGGTATTTTCAATTTGAGATGCTAAAAATTTATTAA
- a CDS encoding multidrug resistance efflux transporter family protein, which translates to MFKLIVLGIIAGAFFSTTFVLNELMSVSGGHWLWSATLRYFFMILFLALVLLFQGGIQRIIDVCKLYISNYIFWTISGTIGFGFFYALICFSADFSPGWVIAATWQFTVVATLFVLMFFGKKFPKKIWFFSALVFMGVCLVNLSHMDHFDLKALLLGGFPILIASFCYPIGNQLVWEAKNGNHKNVPQIKSKLLNNAFNKVFLLSIGSLPLWFVLVAIIQPHAPSDSQIFNTALVALFSGVFATSIFLYTRNIAKDSNEIAAVDATQASEVVFALIGGIIFLGSGSLNLTSFVGLTLIMVGLFLFTKYQNTIK; encoded by the coding sequence ATGTTTAAATTGATTGTTTTAGGAATTATTGCAGGTGCTTTTTTTAGTACAACTTTTGTTTTAAATGAACTTATGAGTGTATCGGGTGGACATTGGCTTTGGTCTGCAACTCTTAGATATTTTTTTATGATTTTGTTTTTGGCTTTAGTTTTATTATTTCAAGGTGGAATACAAAGAATTATAGATGTTTGTAAATTATATATTTCTAATTATATTTTTTGGACAATAAGTGGAACTATTGGTTTTGGATTCTTTTATGCTTTGATTTGTTTTAGTGCTGACTTTTCTCCTGGTTGGGTTATAGCTGCCACTTGGCAATTTACAGTTGTGGCTACACTTTTTGTATTGATGTTTTTTGGTAAAAAGTTTCCTAAGAAAATTTGGTTTTTTTCTGCACTTGTATTTATGGGGGTTTGTTTAGTAAATCTATCTCATATGGATCACTTTGATTTAAAAGCTCTATTATTAGGTGGTTTTCCCATTCTAATTGCTTCATTTTGTTATCCAATTGGAAATCAACTTGTTTGGGAAGCAAAAAATGGAAATCATAAAAATGTACCACAAATAAAATCAAAGTTATTAAATAATGCTTTTAATAAGGTCTTTTTACTATCTATTGGTTCTTTGCCTTTATGGTTTGTATTAGTAGCAATTATTCAACCCCATGCTCCAAGTGACTCTCAGATTTTTAATACTGCCCTTGTAGCTTTATTTTCTGGTGTTTTTGCTACTTCAATATTTTTATATACTAGAAACATAGCTAAAGATTCAAATGAAATAGCAGCAGTTGATGCCACTCAAGCTAGTGAAGTAGTATTTGCTTTAATTGGGGGAATAATATTTTTAGGAAGTGGATCATTAAATCTTACTTCATTTGTAGGACTCACACTTATTATGGTTGGTTTGTTTTTATTTACAAAATATCAAAATACCATTAAATAA
- a CDS encoding aspartate/glutamate racemase family protein, producing MKTIGLLGGMSWESTALYYKQINEEIKNRLGSLHSAKVIIYSVDFDEIEKLQHTEQWNKTADILTTAAQNIEKASADFLLICTNTMHKVVPQIQIKINIPIIHIADATAKVLQKDNIKKVGLLGTAFTMKEDFYKNRISENFGIEVLVPNEEDIKIIHKVIYEELCLGIIKEESRKKYLKIIGKLVSNGAEAIILGCTEICMLISSNDTDVKLYDTTKIHAIEAVNLALD from the coding sequence ATGAAAACAATAGGCTTATTAGGTGGTATGAGTTGGGAAAGTACTGCTTTATACTATAAACAGATAAATGAAGAGATAAAAAATAGATTAGGCTCTTTACACTCAGCAAAAGTAATTATTTATAGTGTTGATTTTGATGAAATTGAGAAGTTACAACATACTGAACAGTGGAATAAAACAGCTGATATCTTAACTACTGCTGCCCAAAATATAGAAAAAGCAAGTGCAGATTTTCTTTTGATTTGTACAAATACTATGCATAAAGTTGTACCTCAAATTCAAATTAAGATAAATATACCAATAATTCATATTGCAGATGCAACAGCAAAAGTTTTACAAAAAGATAATATAAAAAAAGTTGGCTTACTAGGTACTGCTTTTACTATGAAAGAAGATTTTTACAAAAATAGAATAAGTGAAAACTTTGGTATAGAAGTTCTTGTACCAAATGAAGAAGATATAAAAATCATACATAAAGTTATATACGAAGAGTTGTGTCTTGGTATTATAAAAGAAGAATCAAGAAAAAAGTATCTAAAAATCATTGGGAAATTAGTATCAAATGGAGCAGAAGCAATTATCTTAGGTTGTACAGAAATATGCATGTTAATTTCATCAAATGATACTGATGTAAAACTTTATGATACTACAAAAATACATGCAATAGAAGCTGTGAATTTAGCTTTAGACTAA
- a CDS encoding MOSC domain-containing protein produces the protein MNKILSKIISLKVGKAKELINKEKIMQSAINKTTVEESYLTDIGFKGDDQVNKKYHGGPNKAVLFYSSLTYEKVNEVLNINLDYKDISPLGENILVSDITEDDICVGDILKLGEAIVQVTQPREPCNVLSINTKNKEMLKTVMKYGYTGWYAKVLEEGVVKQTDNVELVERLFPNLTIAKLNKAKSNPKDNLDFIQEAVSCEVLGAPFKEALAKHLR, from the coding sequence ATGAACAAAATATTATCAAAAATAATATCACTAAAAGTTGGAAAAGCAAAAGAGTTAATAAATAAAGAAAAAATAATGCAATCAGCTATAAATAAAACTACTGTAGAAGAATCATATCTTACAGATATAGGTTTTAAAGGTGATGACCAAGTTAATAAGAAATACCATGGTGGACCAAATAAAGCGGTACTTTTTTACTCTTCTTTAACTTATGAAAAAGTAAATGAAGTATTAAATATAAACCTAGATTATAAAGATATTTCACCTTTGGGTGAAAATATACTTGTCTCAGATATTACTGAAGATGATATTTGTGTGGGAGATATCTTAAAGCTAGGTGAGGCTATAGTTCAAGTAACACAACCAAGAGAACCATGTAATGTATTAAGTATAAATACAAAAAATAAAGAGATGTTAAAAACTGTAATGAAATATGGATATACAGGTTGGTATGCAAAAGTTTTAGAAGAGGGTGTTGTAAAACAAACCGATAATGTAGAACTTGTTGAAAGATTATTTCCAAATCTAACAATTGCAAAACTAAATAAAGCAAAATCAAACCCAAAAGATAATCTTGACTTTATACAAGAAGCTGTATCTTGTGAAGTATTAGGTGCACCTTTTAAAGAGGCTTTAGCAAAACATCTAAGATAA
- a CDS encoding DUF3095 domain-containing protein, which produces MNTTTFYKEIKEIKDFSLIMDNDNYHKIPDDWFVIVSDIVDSTKAIEEGMYKKVNFVAALTIIGILNIDKNSEFPYIFGGDGASLIIPPHLLDKSKVVLIETAKKAKESFDLDLRVGVISIKEIVKRGSFIEITKFKVSKDFTQAIVRGNGLELAENLLKKEYTNFKIDENFTYDYTPDFVGLECRWEDIKSPKDETSSLLIKSTNPEKSNEIYQNSLNKIHEIAGSYSQRNPIKEINQLVISFNPMVLNAEASVFSSNIFFRFFLILRLLIENLLGVLLMKYSSGQWSDYKNRVIRTTDTEKFDDMLRMVISTDKNQTKELEEYLEQEYQIGNLAYGIHKSDSALMTCLIFERHGKHIHFVDSSNGGYALASKELKARLKAKE; this is translated from the coding sequence ATGAACACAACAACTTTTTATAAAGAGATTAAAGAGATAAAAGATTTCTCTTTAATTATGGATAATGATAATTACCATAAAATTCCAGATGATTGGTTTGTAATAGTCTCTGATATTGTTGATTCTACAAAAGCAATAGAAGAAGGTATGTATAAAAAAGTAAATTTTGTGGCTGCTTTAACTATTATTGGTATATTAAATATTGATAAAAATTCAGAATTTCCATATATATTTGGAGGAGATGGTGCAAGTTTAATTATACCTCCCCATTTACTTGATAAGTCAAAAGTTGTTTTAATAGAAACTGCCAAAAAAGCAAAAGAATCATTTGATTTAGACCTAAGAGTGGGAGTTATAAGTATAAAAGAGATTGTTAAAAGAGGCTCTTTTATAGAAATCACCAAGTTTAAAGTTTCTAAAGATTTTACGCAAGCAATAGTTAGAGGAAATGGTCTAGAACTTGCAGAAAATTTACTAAAAAAAGAGTATACAAATTTTAAGATAGATGAAAACTTTACTTATGATTATACACCTGATTTTGTTGGATTAGAGTGTCGCTGGGAAGATATAAAAAGTCCAAAAGATGAAACAAGTTCCTTATTAATCAAAAGTACAAATCCTGAAAAATCAAATGAAATTTACCAAAATTCTTTGAATAAAATACATGAAATAGCAGGTTCATATTCACAAAGAAATCCTATAAAAGAGATAAATCAACTTGTTATTTCTTTTAATCCCATGGTTTTAAATGCAGAAGCTTCAGTTTTTTCTTCAAATATATTTTTTAGGTTTTTTTTAATATTACGATTACTCATTGAAAATTTATTGGGAGTTCTTCTTATGAAGTATTCTAGTGGACAATGGAGTGATTATAAAAATAGAGTTATAAGAACAACTGACACTGAAAAGTTTGATGATATGCTTAGAATGGTTATCTCTACAGATAAAAATCAAACAAAAGAGCTTGAAGAGTATTTAGAACAAGAATATCAAATAGGTAACTTAGCTTATGGTATTCATAAATCAGACTCTGCACTTATGACTTGTCTTATTTTTGAAAGACATGGAAAACATATTCACTTTGTGGATAGTTCAAATGGTGGTTATGCCCTTGCATCAAAAGAATTAAAGGCAAGATTAAAAGCAAAAGAATGA
- a CDS encoding helix-turn-helix domain-containing protein — protein sequence MYYINDKEYKCSVSVTLDIFNDRWKLGIIWHLLDGDMRFKDLHETVCEITQKTLTIKLKELEEKKIIHREVYAEVPPKVVYSLTECGKKLKPVLEEMYKWGISYVEECGEITSDDQCKTNLCK from the coding sequence ATGTATTATATAAATGACAAAGAGTATAAATGTTCAGTTTCGGTTACTCTTGACATATTTAATGATAGATGGAAATTAGGAATAATTTGGCACCTCTTAGATGGTGACATGAGATTTAAAGATTTACATGAAACTGTATGTGAGATAACTCAAAAAACATTAACTATAAAATTAAAAGAACTAGAAGAGAAAAAGATTATTCACAGAGAGGTATATGCAGAAGTTCCACCAAAAGTAGTATATAGCTTAACAGAATGTGGAAAGAAATTAAAACCAGTACTTGAAGAAATGTACAAATGGGGAATATCATATGTTGAAGAATGTGGTGAGATAACTAGTGATGATCAATGCAAAACAAATCTTTGTAAATAG
- a CDS encoding NAD(P)H-dependent oxidoreductase: protein MKKILILNGHQHYDGIAEGNLTNSFINKANEFFIKNGFEVKNTNIEEGYETEEEIEKFEWADYILFQYPVYWMGLPWIAKKYIDETFTHGRHYASDGRSREDASKLYGSGGLLTGKKYMLSLTYNCPESAFNNKNSLFDGMSLDEAHVAVHKTFQFCGLTPLETYAVHDIFKGDLNLELELEKFEKVLIKNFL, encoded by the coding sequence ATGAAAAAAATATTAATTTTAAATGGACATCAGCATTATGATGGAATAGCAGAAGGTAATTTAACTAATAGTTTTATAAATAAAGCAAATGAATTTTTTATTAAAAATGGATTTGAAGTTAAAAATACAAATATAGAAGAAGGCTACGAAACAGAAGAAGAGATAGAAAAGTTTGAATGGGCTGATTATATTTTATTTCAATATCCAGTTTATTGGATGGGCCTTCCTTGGATAGCAAAAAAATATATTGATGAGACATTTACTCATGGACGACATTATGCAAGTGATGGGAGAAGTAGAGAAGATGCTTCAAAATTATATGGAAGTGGTGGATTACTAACAGGCAAAAAATATATGCTATCTTTGACATATAATTGTCCTGAATCTGCATTTAATAATAAAAATAGTTTATTTGATGGAATGTCTTTAGACGAAGCTCATGTTGCAGTTCATAAAACTTTTCAATTTTGTGGATTAACACCTCTTGAAACTTATGCAGTGCATGATATTTTCAAAGGTGATTTAAATTTAGAGTTAGAGTTAGAAAAATTTGAAAAAGTTTTGATTAAAAACTTTTTATAA
- a CDS encoding MFS transporter, with protein sequence MPIALFALTLSAFAIGTTEFVTVGLVPTISSDLNISVPSTGLLVTMYALGVAIGAPILTALTSKYNKKYILICAMVVFSLGHVVAALAPNFTTLLIARIVTGLTHGLFFSLGATIATSLVSKEKEASAIAVMFGGLTVAMVTGVPLGTFIGQNFGWRETFMLISILGSVAFIGMAFLIPKEVRTTTPAKFFQQLKILGNPRLLIAYLITIFGFGGAFIAFTFLVPILQDITKFSPSIISIILLVFGLSTVVGNFIGGKLADVFGVNKVLFGAYFCLSMVLLSFNFFVQNQYITIVILILWGIFAFGSSPALQANVVKLAKINEPHAVDVASGFNISAFNVGISLFSFLGGAIVTNMGLVQTILFSSGVVFSSLFLIWIGYMINNKVVLSQTN encoded by the coding sequence ATGCCAATAGCTTTATTTGCATTAACTTTAAGTGCATTTGCAATAGGAACAACAGAATTTGTTACAGTTGGATTGGTTCCAACTATATCAAGTGATTTGAATATATCTGTTCCTTCAACTGGTCTTTTAGTAACAATGTATGCTTTAGGAGTAGCTATTGGTGCTCCTATTTTAACAGCATTAACAAGTAAATATAATAAAAAATATATTTTGATTTGTGCAATGGTTGTCTTTTCTTTGGGTCATGTTGTTGCTGCTCTTGCACCAAATTTTACTACTTTATTAATAGCAAGAATTGTTACAGGACTAACACATGGTTTATTTTTCTCTTTAGGTGCTACAATTGCAACAAGTTTAGTTTCAAAAGAAAAAGAAGCAAGTGCAATTGCTGTGATGTTTGGAGGTTTAACTGTTGCAATGGTGACAGGAGTTCCTTTAGGTACTTTTATTGGGCAAAACTTTGGTTGGAGAGAGACTTTTATGTTAATTTCTATTTTGGGAAGTGTTGCCTTTATTGGTATGGCATTTTTAATACCAAAAGAAGTTAGAACGACAACTCCTGCAAAATTTTTTCAACAATTAAAAATATTGGGAAATCCAAGATTATTAATTGCTTATTTAATCACAATTTTTGGATTTGGAGGAGCTTTTATAGCTTTTACTTTTTTAGTACCCATTTTACAAGATATTACAAAATTTTCACCTAGTATTATTTCTATAATTTTATTAGTTTTTGGTTTATCAACTGTTGTTGGAAATTTTATTGGTGGAAAACTTGCAGATGTATTTGGAGTAAATAAAGTTTTATTTGGAGCTTACTTTTGTTTAAGTATGGTTCTTTTATCTTTTAATTTTTTTGTTCAAAACCAATATATCACAATAGTAATTTTGATTTTATGGGGAATCTTTGCCTTTGGAAGTAGTCCTGCTCTTCAAGCAAATGTTGTAAAATTAGCCAAAATAAATGAACCTCATGCTGTAGATGTAGCATCAGGTTTTAATATATCTGCTTTTAATGTAGGTATTTCATTGTTTTCATTTTTAGGCGGTGCAATAGTTACAAACATGGGATTAGTACAAACAATTTTATTTTCATCGGGTGTTGTATTCTCATCTTTATTTTTAATCTGGATTGGATATATGATTAATAATAAAGTAGTATTATCACAAACAAATTAA
- a CDS encoding nitroreductase family protein: MNEIIKQLSNRKSIRQFTGEIISDEDLELIIKTAQRCPTSINGQQISLVYTRDKNKIKQIAELCGGQQQVATADVFIFICVDFNRTIFAVEQTGEEHQIDKSAEGVLVGAVDAGIMLNAIQISAESLGLGTTAIGAVRNQPAAIIELLGLPPKTFPIVGTTIGVPTKEAKDAPLKPRIPIESFAFEDKYDDKKVKDGVLLYEKQMKKFRVDNNMNYLQSYCEQTAGYYKNIYFRKIEENYTKQGFVFKD, translated from the coding sequence ATGAACGAAATTATAAAACAATTAAGTAATAGAAAATCAATAAGACAATTTACAGGTGAAATTATAAGTGATGAAGACCTTGAACTTATCATAAAAACAGCACAAAGATGTCCCACTTCTATAAATGGGCAACAAATATCTTTAGTGTATACAAGAGATAAAAATAAAATTAAACAAATAGCAGAACTTTGTGGTGGACAACAACAAGTGGCAACAGCTGATGTATTTATTTTTATATGTGTTGACTTTAATAGAACTATTTTTGCAGTTGAGCAAACTGGAGAAGAACATCAAATTGATAAATCAGCTGAAGGTGTACTTGTGGGTGCCGTTGATGCTGGAATCATGTTAAATGCAATACAAATAAGTGCAGAATCACTTGGTCTTGGAACAACTGCAATTGGAGCTGTAAGAAACCAACCAGCTGCTATAATTGAGTTATTAGGACTTCCACCAAAAACATTTCCAATTGTTGGAACTACTATTGGAGTACCTACAAAAGAAGCAAAAGATGCTCCACTTAAACCTAGAATTCCAATTGAAAGCTTTGCTTTTGAAGATAAATATGATGATAAAAAAGTAAAAGATGGTGTTTTATTATATGAAAAACAAATGAAAAAATTCAGAGTTGATAATAATATGAACTATTTACAATCATATTGTGAGCAAACTGCAGGTTATTATAAAAATATCTATTTTAGAAAAATTGAAGAAAACTATACAAAACAAGGTTTTGTATTTAAAGATTAA
- a CDS encoding putative quinol monooxygenase → MKNIVIVANVKVKYEFKDEVYNELVKLHEATHKNDEGCIQYDLHKNLEDENSFTFVETWQNAKLLDEHMQKEHFLKFAQFVDGKLESMDIQKLEKVEA, encoded by the coding sequence ATGAAAAATATAGTAATCGTAGCTAACGTTAAAGTAAAATATGAATTTAAAGATGAAGTTTATAATGAACTTGTAAAATTACATGAAGCAACTCATAAAAATGATGAGGGTTGTATTCAATATGATTTACATAAAAACTTAGAGGATGAAAATAGTTTTACTTTTGTAGAAACTTGGCAAAATGCAAAACTTTTAGATGAGCATATGCAAAAAGAACATTTTTTAAAATTTGCCCAGTTTGTAGATGGAAAATTAGAAAGTATGGATATACAAAAATTAGAAAAAGTAGAAGCTTAA
- a CDS encoding putative quinol monooxygenase: MIIAIVKAKIKNNKHDELRKIANILQYEYAVKEEGCEQYESFIDGDTFITIERWSSQELLDLHLEAQHVKVYVPKLRECVVDETFDVQFIKSDDVSFVKI, translated from the coding sequence ATGATTATTGCAATTGTAAAAGCAAAAATAAAAAATAATAAACATGATGAGCTAAGAAAAATAGCAAATATTTTGCAGTATGAATATGCAGTAAAAGAAGAAGGTTGTGAACAATATGAATCATTTATTGATGGTGATACTTTTATTACCATTGAAAGATGGAGTTCTCAAGAATTACTTGATTTGCACCTTGAAGCCCAGCATGTAAAAGTTTATGTACCTAAGTTAAGAGAGTGTGTAGTTGATGAAACATTTGATGTACAATTTATAAAAAGTGATGATGTTTCTTTCGTAAAAATATAA
- a CDS encoding NADH:flavin oxidoreductase/NADH oxidase: protein MSLLFTEGQIGNLKLKNRIVMPPMCMYSSDNSGELKTFHKGHYLSRAIGGVGFIIVEATAIEPRGRISANDLGLWDDSLIDAHKKLNEQMHSFGAKTAIQIAHAGRKCNVEDETPIAPSAIAFSDNKPFKMPKAATIEDIKNIKELFVKTALRAKEADYDAIELHAAHGYFICEFLSPLSNFRDDIYGGSLENRCRLLLEIAKELKEKVDLPLIVRLSADEWMNEGWNIADSIYLSKELEKVGVDSIHVSSGGNQEKPNKPIELKPMYQADFAKDIKEEVNIPVIAVGLITTAQEGEKLLEERYCDFVAYGRELLRSPNFAFLAANEFNEKELINSSYMRAF, encoded by the coding sequence ATGAGTTTACTATTTACAGAAGGACAAATAGGGAATTTGAAACTTAAAAATAGAATTGTTATGCCTCCTATGTGCATGTATTCAAGTGATAATAGTGGTGAATTAAAAACTTTTCATAAGGGACATTATTTATCAAGAGCCATTGGTGGTGTTGGTTTTATTATTGTTGAAGCAACAGCTATTGAACCAAGAGGAAGAATATCTGCAAATGACTTAGGTCTTTGGGATGATTCTTTAATTGATGCTCATAAAAAACTAAATGAACAAATGCATTCTTTTGGAGCAAAAACTGCTATTCAAATTGCCCATGCTGGTAGAAAATGTAATGTTGAAGATGAAACTCCAATTGCACCAAGTGCAATTGCCTTTAGTGATAATAAACCTTTTAAAATGCCAAAAGCTGCAACAATAGAAGATATAAAAAATATAAAAGAATTATTTGTTAAAACTGCACTTAGAGCAAAAGAAGCTGATTATGATGCAATCGAACTACATGCTGCACATGGATATTTTATATGTGAATTTTTATCGCCCTTAAGTAATTTTAGAGATGATATTTATGGTGGAAGTTTAGAAAATAGATGTAGATTACTTTTAGAAATAGCAAAAGAACTTAAAGAAAAAGTTGATTTACCTTTGATAGTAAGACTTAGTGCTGATGAATGGATGAATGAAGGTTGGAATATAGCTGATTCAATTTATCTATCAAAAGAACTTGAAAAAGTTGGAGTTGATTCTATCCATGTTTCATCTGGTGGAAATCAAGAAAAACCAAATAAACCAATAGAATTAAAACCTATGTATCAAGCTGATTTTGCAAAAGATATAAAAGAAGAAGTAAATATTCCTGTGATTGCTGTTGGACTAATTACAACAGCACAAGAGGGTGAAAAACTTTTAGAAGAAAGATATTGTGATTTTGTTGCATATGGTAGAGAATTATTGCGTTCTCCTAATTTTGCATTTCTTGCAGCAAATGAATTTAATGAAAAAGAGTTAATAAACTCTTCATATATGAGGGCATTTTAG
- a CDS encoding DMT family transporter, translating to MHKEENKTKYFIGMLIAMLLWGVAWTSGKAAVEHSNIQVASFWRYTISFIGMIPVMIYMKRSLKTDFLGYIYMILAGLLSAAFSYLFFAGLAHGEAGYGGTMVTSLVPLITYFLSILIFRTKVSAKQVFALGIGVFGAIVLLKIPMEGLGFLNLDSIYFLVCAIVWSFVTVLTQKASKRVDPMFYTLVIFGVTAFTNMIFALPHHPFEIGLYDSIFWLNISFVGLFSGTFAMAIFFASASRIGAHNTGVFMFIVPVGAIISSYFAYDEKIALSTILGCLLSLVAVILFNKKSKLEKMRLKEEELIV from the coding sequence GTGCATAAAGAAGAAAATAAAACCAAATATTTTATTGGTATGTTGATAGCTATGTTACTTTGGGGAGTTGCATGGACTTCTGGAAAAGCAGCAGTCGAACACTCAAATATACAAGTAGCTTCATTTTGGAGATACACAATTTCTTTTATAGGAATGATACCAGTTATGATTTATATGAAAAGATCTTTAAAAACTGACTTTCTAGGATATATTTATATGATTTTGGCAGGATTATTAAGTGCAGCTTTTAGTTATCTTTTTTTTGCAGGTCTTGCCCATGGAGAAGCTGGATATGGAGGGACTATGGTAACTTCATTGGTTCCTTTAATCACTTATTTTTTGTCTATACTTATATTTAGAACAAAAGTATCAGCTAAGCAAGTATTTGCCTTGGGTATTGGTGTATTTGGGGCTATTGTATTATTGAAAATTCCAATGGAGGGATTAGGCTTTTTAAATCTTGATAGTATATATTTTTTAGTCTGTGCTATTGTTTGGTCTTTTGTTACAGTTTTAACACAAAAGGCGTCAAAAAGAGTTGACCCTATGTTTTATACTTTAGTAATCTTTGGTGTAACTGCCTTTACAAATATGATTTTCGCCTTACCACATCATCCTTTTGAAATAGGGTTGTATGATTCTATATTCTGGTTAAATATATCATTTGTAGGATTATTCTCAGGAACTTTTGCAATGGCAATATTTTTTGCAAGTGCAAGCAGAATTGGTGCACATAATACTGGAGTATTTATGTTTATAGTTCCAGTTGGAGCTATTATATCTAGTTATTTTGCTTATGATGAAAAAATTGCTTTGTCTACTATTCTTGGTTGCTTGTTGTCTCTCGTAGCAGTAATTTTATTTAATAAAAAAAGTAAATTAGAAAAAATGAGATTAAAAGAAGAAGAACTAATTGTTTAA